The Klebsiella quasivariicola region GCTACGCTTACCGTGGCTACGATACTCTGCGGCCTGGAAATCCCACGGTGGCGCTGCGCTTACCGTGGCTACGGTTATCTGCGGCCTGGAAATCCCACGGTGGCGCTACGCTTACCATGGCGACGATGCTCTGTGGCCTGGAAATTCCGCGGTGGCGCTGCGCTCACCATGGTCACGATACTCTGCGGCCTGGTAGCCCGGCTAAGGCGCAAGCGCCGCAAGCCGGGAACTGTTCCTTAATTTTCTTCCAGCGAATACGGCAGCGGTTCAATGCGCAGGCTGCCGGCATCGTCGCGCACGCGGAACAGGCTATCCGGCTCCATATCGTTATTCATCACCACCTGCACCAGCAACTGGCCATCATCGAGCTGAACCGCCGCAAGCACCGTACCGGTGCGGCGCCAGTTATCGCCCATTTTCAGCTCCAGATCTTCCCCGGCTTCCGGCACCCGGCTGGCGGTCCCTGACAGCGTCCACAGCGCACGCTTATTGGCGCCGCGGAATTTCGCCCGCGCCACCATTTCCTGGCCGGTGTAGCAGCCTTTCTTGAAGCTGATGCCGCCCAGCGCCTGCAGGTTGGTGGCCTGGGGTATGAACTGCCCGCTGTTGGTGCTGTCGATAACCGGCAGACCGGCTTCAATATTCAGCGCCAGCCACTGCTGGCTGTTATTGAGCTGCGCTTCGCCGCGCAGCGCGTCGGTGACGCGGTTGGCGGTGTCGACATCGGTCACCAGCAGGAAGCGTTCGCCCGGATGTTCAAACCACAGCAGGCTGGTGGCGCCTTCGCTAACCACCGGTGTGGCGGCATCGGGCAGGGCGGAAAACAGCGGCGCCAGCGCAGCGCGCGCCTGAAAGCCGGCAACCCCCAGCAGAACCAGATCGTCGTTGGCGGCGATAGTGACTTTGGAGAAGACGGCATATTTTTTCAGCTCGGTCAGCTGCGCGTCGCGCAGGCTGCGGCGCTCAATCCATGCAAAGCCGCCGTCGCGACGAAATACGCGCAGATTGCTCCACATCTTGCCTTTGGCGTCACAGTGCGCGGCAAGCAGATGCTGAGCATCGGTGAGGTGACTCACATCAGCGGTAATCTGGCCTTGCAGATACTTTTCGCTATCTGGTCCGCTGATGGTCGCCAGCGCCCAGTCATCCAGGGTCATCAGCGTTAACGGCAGACGAGCGGAAGAGGAAGGCTGACGCGGAGGAAAAGGTGTAAAAGCCATAGTCGTATCCTGAATCGCTTTACGCAGTGTGTGTGACCAATGGTAAAAGAGCTATAGTGCATTGCAAGTGCTTTCAACAGGCCATTTGTGCGCTGACGTCGGGCAACGGCCTGGGGCGGGTAAGTAATAAGCCCATCATTATTTTATGGTTTTTATGGAATGATGCTCGCATTCAGCGATATTCCTGTAAAGTTACGGCATAAAACGGGTTAAACTAACCTATATTTTGCTGCTGGAAGATCAACATGGACATTAACAATAAAGCACGTATCCACTGGGCATGCCGCCGTGGGATGCGTGAACTCGATATCTCCATCATGCCGTTCTTTGAGTATGAGTACGATACCCTCAGCGATGCTGACAAACAGCTGTTCATTCGTCTGCTGGAAAATGACGACCCGGATCTGTTCAACTGGCTGATGAACCACGGCAAACCGGCCGATGCGGAGCTGCAGCGGATGGTAACCTTAATTCAGACACGGAATCGGGAACGTGGTCCTGTGGCAATCTGATCTCCGTATCTCCTGGCGCGCACAGTGGTTTTCTCTGCTGCTCCACGGCGTGGTGGCGGCCCTGGTGCTGCTGGTTCCCTGGCCGCTAAGCTACACCCCGATTTGGCTGCTGCTGCTGTCGCTGGTGGTCTTTGATTGCGTGCGTAGCCAGCGGCGGATCCATGCTCGTCGCGGGGAGATAAAACTGCTCACCGACTCCCGTCTTCGCTGGCAAAACGCTGAATGGGAGATCCTCGGCACACCATGGGTTATCAATAGCGGAATGTTACTGCGTTTGCGCCATGTCGATACCCGGCGCGGGCAGCATCTGTGGCTGGCGGCGGACAGCATGGATGCCGGAGAGTGGCGCGACCTGCGCCGGCTGGTGATGCAAAAACCGGCGCAGGAGTAAGCGGCGTCAGGAAAAGTGTTCGGCCATTTCGCCGAGGATCTGCTCGCACCAGCTCTGGATGCGCTTGTCGCTCAGGTCGTACTGGTTGGTTTCATCCAGCGCCAGGCCAACGAACAGTTGGCCATCGGCGATCACCGGTTTCGGGCTGGTGAACTCGTAGCCTTCGGTTGGCCAGTAGCCGACAAACTTCACGCCTTTGGTCGCCAGCTTGTCGTGCAGCATGCCCAGCGCGTCCAGGAACCATTCGCCATAGCCCAGCTGATCGCCCATGCCGTACAGCGCAACGATTTTGCCCGCCAGATCGAGGGTATCCAGCTGGTCCCAGACCGCCTCCCAGTCTTCCTGAATTTCGCCGAAATCCCAGGTCGGGATGCCGAGGATCAGGACATCGTACTGGCTCATTAGCGCGGGGGAATCATCTTTCAGATTGTGCAGCGTCACCAGCTCGGGGCCGATGATATCGCGGATTTTCTCCGCGGCCATTTCGGTGTAGCAGGTGCTGGAGCCGTAAAACAGACCTATATTCATCGCGTAAACATCTCGATTCTTGCCGTGAATAGCGGGCAGTGTACCAGAAAGGCATGCTCTTAAGGCATAATGAGAGCGTTTAACGAACAAAGAGGCCGATGTGAAACAGGATCTGGCACGAATCGAACAGTTTCTCGATGCCCTTTGGCTGGAGCGGAATCTGGCGGAGAATACGCTCAGCGCCTATCGCCGCGATTTGACGATGCTCGTGGAGTGGCTGCATCACCGCGGCCTGTCGCTGGCCAGCGTCGGCAGCGACGATCTGCAGGCGCTGCTGGCCGAGCGGCAGTCCGGTGGCTACAAAGCCACCAGCACGGCGCGCCTGCTGAGCGCCGTGCGTCGTTTCTTCCAGCATCTGTACCGGGAAAAAATTCGCCCGGACGATCCCAGCGCGCTGCTGGCCTCGCCAAAGCTGCCGCAGCGGCTGCCGAAAGATCTCAGCGAGGCGCAGGTTGAGCGCCTGTTGCAGGCGCCGCTGGTGGAGCAGCCGCTGGAGTTGCGCGATAAAGCGATGCTGGAGGTGCTGTATGCCACTGGCCTGCGCGTCTCGGAGCTGGTGGGCCTGACGATGAGTGATATCAGCCTGCGTCAGGGCGTACTACGGGTTATCGGTAAAGGCAACAAAGAGCGGCTGGTGCCGCTGGGGGAGGAGGCGGTACTGTGGGTGGAAAATTACCTTGAGTATGGCCGCCCCTGGCTGCTGAACGGCGTGGCGTCGGATGTCTTATTTCCCAGCCAGCGCGCCCAGCAGATGACGCGCCAGACCTTCTGGCACCGCATTAAACACTACGCCGTACTGGCGGGGATCGACAGTGAAAAGCTCTCCCCGCACGTGTTGCGTCATGCGTTCGCCACGCATTTGCTCAATCATGGCGCCGACCTGCGCGTGGTACAAATGCTGTTAGGACACAGCGATCTCTCCACCACGCAGATCTACACCCACGTGGCGACCGAGCGTCTGCGACAACTTCATCAACAGCACCACCCGCGGGCGTGAGTGCTGAATAAAAGGACTGAGTATGAAAAAAGGTTTATTGATGTTCACCCTGCTGGCGGCTTCCCTTTCGGGGGCGGCGCATGCCGATAGCGCGGCAATCAAACAGTCGCTGGCGAAGCTGGGTGTGCAGAGCACCGATATTCAACCGTCGCCGGTTTCCGGGATGAGCACGGTGCTGACCGACAGCGGCGTCCTGTACGTTACCGACGATGGCAAGCACGTCATCCAGGGGCCGATGTACGACGTGAGCGGCACGCAGCCGGTCAACGTCACTAACCAGCTGCTGTTGGGTAAGCTGAACGCGCTGAGCAACGAGATGATCGTCTATAAAGCGCCGAAGGAGCAGCACGTCATTACCGTCTTCACCGATATCACCTGCGGCTACTGCCACAAGCTGCATGAGCAGATGAGCGATTACAACGCGCTGGGGATCACCGTGCGCTACCTGGCTTTCCCGCGCCAGGGACTGCAGAGCCAGGCGGAGCAGGACATGAAGGCCATCTGGTGCGCGAAAGATCGTAACAAAGCGCTGGATGACGCCATGAGCGGCAAAGGCGTGCAGCCGGCGAGCTGCAGCGTGGATATCGCCAAACATTACACCCTCGGCGTGCAGATGGGCGTCAACGGTACGCCGGCGATGGTCCTCAGCAACGGCATGGTGCTGCCGGGCTATCAGGGGCCGAAAGAGCTGAAGGCGTTCCTTGACGAGCATAAAAAACAGACAAGCGGTAACTGATTCGCGTGAAACAACAGATACAACTACGCCGCCGCGAGGCGGTTGACGGCGTCGAACTCCCCGCCGGCCTGCCGCCGCTACTGCAGCGGCTGTATGCCAGCCGGGGGGTGCGCAGCGCGCAGGAGCTGGAGCGCAGCGTCAAAGGCATGCTGCCGTGGACGCAGCTTACCGGCGTTGAAAAAGCGGTCGAGATGCTGCATGACGCGTTCCTGAAAGGATTGCATATTGTGGTGGTCGGCGATTTTGACGCCGATGGCGCCACCAGCACCGCGCTAAGCGTACTGGCCCTGCGCGCACTGGGATATAACAACGTCTCCTATCTGGTGCCGAACCGCTTTGAAGACGGCTACGGCTTAAGCCCGGAAGTGGTCGATCAGGCGCACGCTCGCGGCGCGCAGATGATCATGACCGTTGATAACGGCATTTCGTCACATGCCGGTGTCGATCACGCCCATGCGTTGGGCATTCCGGTGCTGGTGACCGATCACCACCTGCCGGGCGATACGCTGCCGGCGGCGGAGGCCATCGTTAATCCCAACCTGCGCGATTGCGACTTCCCGTCGAAATCACTGGCCGGGGTGGGGGTGGCGTTTTATCTGATGCTGGCGCTGCGCACTTTCCTGCGCGATAAAGGCTGGTTTGAGGCCCGCGGCATCGCTGCGCCAAACCTCGCCGAGCTGCTGGATCTGGTGGCGCTTGGCACCGTCGCGGACGTGGTACCGCTGGATGCTAACAACCGTATTCTCACCTGGCAGGGGTTAAGCCGCATTCGCGCCGGCAAATGTCGGCCCGGCATTAAGGCGCTACTGGAAATTTCCAACCGCGATCCGCAAAAGCTGGCGGCCAGCGACCTCGGTTTTGCCCTCGGGCCGCGCCTGAACGCGGCGGGACGGCTGGATGATATGTCGGTCGGCGTGGCGCTGCTGCTATGCGATAACATCGGCGAAGCGCGGGTGCTGGCCAACGAGCTCGACGCGCTCAACCAGACGCGCAAAGAGATTGAGCAGGGGATGCAGGCCGAAGCGCTAACGCTCTGTCAGCAGCTGGAGCGCAGCGCCGATACTCTGCCCGGCGGACTGGCGATGTACCATCCCCAGTGGCACCAGGGCGTCGTTGGCATTCTGGCATCACGCATTAAAGAGCGCTTCCATCGCCCGGTTATCGCTTTTGCGCCCACCGGCGACGGCACGCTGAAAGGCTCCGGTCGCTCCATTCAGGGGTTGCATATGCGCGATGCGCTGGAGCGCCTTGATACGCTTTATCCTGGGCTAATCCTGAAGTTCGGCGGCCACGCGATGGCGGCGGGGCTTTCGCTGGAAGAGGCGCGTTTTGACGAGTTTCAACAGCGCTTCGGCGAGCTGGTGACCGAATGGCTGGATCCCGCATTATTGCAGGGCGAAGTGGTCTCCGACGGCCCGCTGACGGCGGCGGAGATGAGCATGGAAGTGGCGCAGATGCTGCGCGATGCCGGGCCATGGGGGCAGATGTTCCCGGAACCGCTGTTTGACGGTCGCTTCCGCCTGCTGCAGCAGCGGCTGGTGGGCGAGCGCCACCTGAAGGTGATGGTCGAGCCGGTTGACGGCGGCCCGCTGCTGGACGGTATCGCCTTCAACGTTGATACTTCCATCTGGCCCGACAACGGCGTGCGTGAAGTCCAGTTAGCCTACAAGCTCGACATCAACGAGTTCCGCGGCAACCGCAGCCTGCAGCTGATCATCGATCACCTCTGGCCAAATTGACAACAGTGTAGGAATAAGGGCGCGAATCCGGTAGAATTC contains the following coding sequences:
- the xerD gene encoding site-specific tyrosine recombinase XerD is translated as MKQDLARIEQFLDALWLERNLAENTLSAYRRDLTMLVEWLHHRGLSLASVGSDDLQALLAERQSGGYKATSTARLLSAVRRFFQHLYREKIRPDDPSALLASPKLPQRLPKDLSEAQVERLLQAPLVEQPLELRDKAMLEVLYATGLRVSELVGLTMSDISLRQGVLRVIGKGNKERLVPLGEEAVLWVENYLEYGRPWLLNGVASDVLFPSQRAQQMTRQTFWHRIKHYAVLAGIDSEKLSPHVLRHAFATHLLNHGADLRVVQMLLGHSDLSTTQIYTHVATERLRQLHQQHHPRA
- the dsbC gene encoding bifunctional protein-disulfide isomerase/oxidoreductase DsbC is translated as MKKGLLMFTLLAASLSGAAHADSAAIKQSLAKLGVQSTDIQPSPVSGMSTVLTDSGVLYVTDDGKHVIQGPMYDVSGTQPVNVTNQLLLGKLNALSNEMIVYKAPKEQHVITVFTDITCGYCHKLHEQMSDYNALGITVRYLAFPRQGLQSQAEQDMKAIWCAKDRNKALDDAMSGKGVQPASCSVDIAKHYTLGVQMGVNGTPAMVLSNGMVLPGYQGPKELKAFLDEHKKQTSGN
- a CDS encoding protein YgfX, with the protein product MVLWQSDLRISWRAQWFSLLLHGVVAALVLLVPWPLSYTPIWLLLLSLVVFDCVRSQRRIHARRGEIKLLTDSRLRWQNAEWEILGTPWVINSGMLLRLRHVDTRRGQHLWLAADSMDAGEWRDLRRLVMQKPAQE
- the fldB gene encoding flavodoxin FldB, with translation MNIGLFYGSSTCYTEMAAEKIRDIIGPELVTLHNLKDDSPALMSQYDVLILGIPTWDFGEIQEDWEAVWDQLDTLDLAGKIVALYGMGDQLGYGEWFLDALGMLHDKLATKGVKFVGYWPTEGYEFTSPKPVIADGQLFVGLALDETNQYDLSDKRIQSWCEQILGEMAEHFS
- the recJ gene encoding single-stranded-DNA-specific exonuclease RecJ, producing the protein MKQQIQLRRREAVDGVELPAGLPPLLQRLYASRGVRSAQELERSVKGMLPWTQLTGVEKAVEMLHDAFLKGLHIVVVGDFDADGATSTALSVLALRALGYNNVSYLVPNRFEDGYGLSPEVVDQAHARGAQMIMTVDNGISSHAGVDHAHALGIPVLVTDHHLPGDTLPAAEAIVNPNLRDCDFPSKSLAGVGVAFYLMLALRTFLRDKGWFEARGIAAPNLAELLDLVALGTVADVVPLDANNRILTWQGLSRIRAGKCRPGIKALLEISNRDPQKLAASDLGFALGPRLNAAGRLDDMSVGVALLLCDNIGEARVLANELDALNQTRKEIEQGMQAEALTLCQQLERSADTLPGGLAMYHPQWHQGVVGILASRIKERFHRPVIAFAPTGDGTLKGSGRSIQGLHMRDALERLDTLYPGLILKFGGHAMAAGLSLEEARFDEFQQRFGELVTEWLDPALLQGEVVSDGPLTAAEMSMEVAQMLRDAGPWGQMFPEPLFDGRFRLLQQRLVGERHLKVMVEPVDGGPLLDGIAFNVDTSIWPDNGVREVQLAYKLDINEFRGNRSLQLIIDHLWPN
- the sdhE gene encoding FAD assembly factor SdhE, encoding MDINNKARIHWACRRGMRELDISIMPFFEYEYDTLSDADKQLFIRLLENDDPDLFNWLMNHGKPADAELQRMVTLIQTRNRERGPVAI
- the ygfZ gene encoding tRNA-modifying protein YgfZ, giving the protein MAFTPFPPRQPSSSARLPLTLMTLDDWALATISGPDSEKYLQGQITADVSHLTDAQHLLAAHCDAKGKMWSNLRVFRRDGGFAWIERRSLRDAQLTELKKYAVFSKVTIAANDDLVLLGVAGFQARAALAPLFSALPDAATPVVSEGATSLLWFEHPGERFLLVTDVDTANRVTDALRGEAQLNNSQQWLALNIEAGLPVIDSTNSGQFIPQATNLQALGGISFKKGCYTGQEMVARAKFRGANKRALWTLSGTASRVPEAGEDLELKMGDNWRRTGTVLAAVQLDDGQLLVQVVMNNDMEPDSLFRVRDDAGSLRIEPLPYSLEEN